A genomic region of Colletes latitarsis isolate SP2378_abdomen chromosome 7, iyColLati1, whole genome shotgun sequence contains the following coding sequences:
- the Ndl gene encoding serine protease nudel isoform X1 gives MDTECKISFSKLENLPILDCQCGVNPTTSKTNNSTVDAKCCNSIATRSRWNFFKRFGLLFLVEVLLMILTIFFAGSLLYFVFTSGYFFQDEQADPINQYEEFVTNESLVEEREKELDQQTMDQIIDTIRLLGSSPEWGSILSEVDGDRRKRDTGTILCKENVEHCKTVMNSMRTITKIVNNSMPHLHALLTSFSTNPEESRSEFMEFLDCLQCKDDSITFIDTSGPDRVINNDRTYQNFNHDRIENNVDVITKLLDDDKPTEKNSSVNYVEHVDNGTRYQYENAKISTIFDRLEEDSRPTTKEPVTSKSTFTEAEPTNAAASQTIGIDDTDRTKVIVNVTDSSSTNNVTELANDAVNPSTYPSYKGHAEQREPEGTKNGSETPDSNGARKSAPYKGKVFIMKDDPQTKGTLDYSQLIIPTAETSKSTQQLQLTPTMSWKQHQICFYEPSGKSGSGKQSGQFVYPSAPGAPYPVYMSQQREGYQDPDSQAQSFVQVHAQNVQIMPMQPYSGNSGFSGQKVGPTGPATQNFPMFPGHQTSPSADASAPAKLPYYCTYIPMPTFQFPAIPGESEYQRSAANSRDSKAQGDARDNSFYKQNLPNYGYYELCPSNMIRCRDGKRCILRSQWCDGQVDCGDASDETTCSCRHRISEERLCDGYFDCPHGEDELGCLGCPKTSFSCNDWQRRYSTDNCVPLSQRCDGVKQCANGKDEMDCNILTPTYIEGKNVFTMGYTEGYLHKNFKGQWYPVSSAAASWVRDACISEIGPKMTEMPEINIHSIPENTYEGPYISAEGEEVKLISSNANTAVYGRCSGLLCGTRVFSEQDYFQSLVPENRSQNALDPIKQLLFRGSVDSQTKETNNDTVEQNDILGSQLRVVGGRASQPKAWPFLVAIYRDGNFYCGGTILNELWILTAAHCIDRYIGHYFEIEAGLLRRLSFSPMAQSRKARYAIVHPHYNSENMRNDIGMIMLDEPLRFNRWVRPVCLPEVDILGPMWRNMPEPKSTCVAIGWGATREHGPDSDHLREVEVPILEKCKYEIDKSDAAICAGYLQGGRDACQGDSGGPLMCKNPYSESQWYVAGVVSHGEGCGRPDEPGTYTKVSYFLEWIREVFSGERVPPMKRTPLEKCPGFSCERGLGKCLPIEARCNRMVDCLDGEDELYCSGHLNNPVYRQMETSDPDSVTPENENSTTFGQPDVELLYTTDQWTSPQGYTEDLNNPTATTYSPNDSTTDSLSITVVVNVPTTFACRSMLQSISMDKRCDRVIDCEDSTDEINCTCKEYLMNVKPTAICDGYTDCDDGTDEEDCRICSESEFFCRSSKVCIPISKKCDGQFDCERNEDELDCFTLTDGRRVFLDADERPSLNMEGILTRYVDGKWQVTCHRPKIHHNQSTIMLIGQNMCEYFGFANLQSSESVTVTNSILETIPWNKANATLQEVPSAASLDDEAETCPGIHVRCRPVLSGSVNTLVTVDAETGSRDYLWPWLAAIFVDGEYRCSAILLDTNWLLTAAKCIENVRLDSNYTTALVGYGRLFRYVDGPHQQVSTIDDVQPVNKSDSVLLHLKDQVHFTRHVRPLFLERTVYLPGTKDTCVAVGTDEDHETKSIFLQTVLQDCQSCHRCFVTSSMAECSKNETSEWSGTVFCRGKKGWYPAATFQDKGGPCSFQDTQKLLGIDHINPYLTKAMDGSRVSIEAPCRGFRCNVGQCIPQDRVCDGVPDCRDRADEDPNYCNRVRENCENIVEGCSCLKSELRCKNGMCVDKSAFCDGNMDCTDGSDEPTICTCAEYLKLTAPERLCDGVRHCLDKTDESPERCLCTDTGFKCRTISGNDTCIPQDFVCDGDKDCIDGKDEATCRRLKQSANDSVTSGEVIRRSYGVWHTECFSNPITSKEESSNLCKTMGYTTGDVKNDSSVTEEPMVPDRDHFYIVKINNWLWMTLNNDVPLISLIKPDKTCHRAFVTCV, from the exons GCTACTTCTTCCAAGACGAACAAGCGGATCCAATTAATCAGTACGAGGAATTCGTGACAAACGAGTCGCTGGTCGAAGAGCGAGAAAAGGAATTAGATCAACAGACCATGGATCAAATTATCGACACTATTCGACTGCTGGGATCGAGTCCAGAATGGGGATCGATACTGTCCGAAGTGGATGGGGATCGTCGAAAACGAGACACTGGAACGATTCTGTGCAAAGAGAACGTAGAGCACTGCAAGACAGTGATGAATTCGATGAGGACGATCACGAAGATCGTAAATAACAGCATGCCTCATTTGCATGCGTTGTTGACGAGTTTCTCCACGAATCCGGAAGAGTCCAGATCAGAATTCATGGAGTTTCTCGATTGTCTCCAGTGCAAGGACGACTCCATAACGTTCATCGACACTTCTGGCCCTGATAGAGTTATAAACAACGATCGTACGTATCAGAATTTTAATCACGATCGGATCGAGAATAACGTCGACGTTATCACGAAGTTACTGGACGACGACAAACCAACCGAAAAGAACTCTAGCGTTAATTACGTGGAACACGTTGATAATGGAACGCGGTATCAGTATGAGAACGCCAAGATATCGACCATTTTCGATCGTCTGGAGGAAGATTCTAGACCAACCACGAAGGAACCAGTGACGAGCAAATCGACGTTCACGGAAGCGGAGCCGACAAATGCAGCGGCGAGCCAGACGATCGGAATCGATGATACGGATCGGACAAAGGTCATCGTGAACGTGACGGACAGTTCGAGCACAAATAACGTGACGGAACTAGCGAACGACGCGGTTAATCCTTCGACGTATCCTTCGTACAAAGGTCACGCCGAACAGAGAGAACCGGAGGGAACCAAAAACG GGTCAGAAACTCCAGACTCAAATGGGGCCAGGAAGTCAGCCCCCTATAAAGGCAAGGTCTTCATAATGAAGGATGACCCACAGACGAAAGGGACCCTAGATTACTCCCAGCTGATCATCCCCACAGCGGAAACATCGAAATCGACCCAGCAGCTGCAGCTGACCCCGACGATGTCCTGGAAGCAACACCAGATTTGCTTCTACGAACCATCAGGGAAGAGCGGTTCCGGGAAGCAATCAGGTCAATTTGTGTACCCCTCGGCTCCAGGAGCTCCTTATCCAGTGTACATGTCTCAACAGCGAGAAGGCTACCAGGATCCTGATAGCCAAGCGCAGAGTTTCGTGCAAGTCCACGCGCAGAACGTGCAGATCATGCCGATGCAGCCCTACTCAGGGAACTCAGGATTCAGTGGCCAGAAAGTGGGCCCAACGGGGCCCGCGACACAGAACTTCCCCATGTTCCCGGGGCATCAAACGTCGCCTAGTGCCGACGCGAGTGCACCAGCTAAATTGCCTTACTATTGCACTTATATTCCTATGCCGACGTTCCAATTTCCAGCTATACCTGGGGAGTCGGAGTATCAGAGGTCTGCCGCTAATTCTAGAGACAGTAAAGCGCAGGGTGACGCAAGGGACAACTCATTTTACAAACAAAATCTACCGAATTATG GATACTATGAACTATGTCCTTCCAACATGATTCGATGTCGTGACGGCAAGCGATGTATACTGAGGTCGCAATGGTGCGATGGACAGGTGGATTGCGGCGATGCAAGCGACGAGACCACGTGCTCATGTAGACATCGAATATCAGAAGAGAGGCTTTGTGATGGCTACTTCGATTGTCCGCACGGAGAAGATGAGCTAGGCTGTCTCG GCTGTCCGAAGACGTCGTTCAGTTGCAACGATTGGCAGAGACGATATTCGACCGACAACTGCGTTCCACTTTCTCAACGATGCGACGGTGTTAAGCAGTGTGCCAATGGAAAAGATGAGATGGATTGCAACATACTCACGCCCACGTATATCGAGGGGAAAAAT GTGTTCACGATGGGCTATACCGAGGGATATCTTCACAAGAACTTCAAGGGCCAGTGGTACCCTGTCAGCTCAGCAGCCGCATCTTGGGTCAGGGATGCCTGTATCTCAGAAATTGGCCCAAAAATGAC CGAGATGCCTGAGATAAATATTCACTCCATACCGGAGAACACGTACGAGGGTCCGTACATATCGGCagagggcgaggaagtgaagctAATTTCGTCAAACGCGAATACTGCAGTCTACGGCCGGTGTTCAGGACTACTGTGCGGGACCAGAGTTTTTTCGGAACAGGACTATTTTCAATCTCTCGTTCCCGAGAATAGGAGTCAGAATGCCTTGGATCCGATCAAGCAACTGCTCTTCCGAGGTAGCGTTGACTCTCAAACGAAGGAAACCAACAATGACACTGTAGAACAGAACGACATCCTTGGCTCGCAATTGCGAGTCGTTGGTGGACGCGCCAGTCAACCGAAAGCTTGGCCATTCCTGGTGGCCATTTACAGAGACGGTAATTTCTACTGTGGGGGCACCATCTTGAACGAATTGTGGATCCTAACTGCAGCACACTGCATCGACAG GTACATTGGCCACTATTTCGAAATCGAAGCTGGACTGCTTCGAAGACTGTCGTTCTCCCCAATGGCGCAGTCCAGAAAGGCGAGGTACGCTATAGTGCACCCTCACTATAATAGCGAGAATATGAGAAACGATATTGGAATGATCATGCTGGACGAACCACTGCGTTTCAATCGATGGGTGCGACCCGTTTGCTTGCCGGAAGTGGACATTTTGGGCCCCATGTGGAGGAACATGCCAGAGCCCAAGTCCACCTGCGTTGCTATCGGCTGGGGAGCTACTAGGGAGCATGGACCAGACT CTGACCACTTGAGAGAAGTCGAGGTGCCAATACTGGAGAAGTGCAAGTACGAGATCGATAAAAGCGACGCTGCTATTTGCGCGGGCTATCTCCAAGGTGGTCGCGATGCCTGTCAGGGTGACAGTGGTGGTCCCCTAATGTGCAA AAATCCGTATTCGGAATCGCAATGGTACGTAGCTGGCGTAGTCAGTCATGGAGAAGGTTGTGGTCGACCAGACGAACCTGGTACCTACACGAAAGTCAGTTACTTTTTGGAGTGGATTCGAGAGGTTTTCA GTGGCGAAAGAGTTCCTCCCATGAAACGAACTCCTTTGGAAAAGTGTCCAGGGTTCAGTTGCGAGAGAGGGTTAGGCAAATGCTTACCCATCGAAGCTCGTTGCAATAGAATGGTGGATTGTTTGGACGGGGAGGACGAACTCTATTGCTCTGGTCATCTGAACAATCCTGTATACAGACAAATGGAGACTTCTGATCCTGATTCAGTGACACCCGAAAACGAGAACTCTACGACGTTTGGACAACCCG ATGTCGAACTGTTGTACACCACCGATCAATGGACGTCCCCGCAAGGATACACCGAGGATCTCAATAATCCTACTGCAACGACGTACAGTCCCAACGATAGTACTACCGATTCGTTGTCAATCACAGTAGTAGTAAACGTTCCAACAACATTTGCATGCAGAAG CATGCTTCAGAGTATCTCGATGGACAAACGGTGTGACAGAGTGATCGATTGCGAGGACAGCACCGATGAGATTAACTGTACTTGCAAAGAGTACTTGATGAACGTCAAACCAACTGCCATATGCGACGGGTACACAGACTGTGACGACGGAACGGACGAGGAGGATTgca GGATTTGTTCCGAGAGCGAGTTCTTCTGCAGAAGCAGCAAGGTTTGCATTCCAATTTCCAAGAAGTGCGACGGACAGTTCGACTGTGAACGGAACGAGGACGAACTGGACTGCT TTACGCTGACTGACGGTCGACGCGTGTTCCTGGACGCGGACGAGCGGCCATCTTTGAACATGGAGGGTATTCTGACACGATACGTCGATGGCAAATGGCAGGTCACGTGTCATCGACCTAAGATACATCACAATCAATCCACGATCATgcttataggtcaaaatatgtgcgaGTATTTTGGATTTGC GAATCTGCAATCGTCGGAGTCAGTCACCGTGACGAATTCCATACTGGAGACGATACCCTGGAACAAGGCGAACGCCACGCTTCAGGAGGTTCCATCAGCGGCCTCTCTGGACGACGAGGCTGAAACGTGCCCCGGGATTCACGTTCGCTGCAGACCGGTTCTGAGCGGCAGCGTGAACACGCTGGTGACAGTCGACGCTGAAACTGGCAGTCGTGACTACCTATGGCCGTGGCTGGCCGCCATTTTCGTCGACGGGGAGTATCGTTGCTCCGCGATTTTATTGGACACGAACTGGTTATTGACTGCTGCGAAATGTATCGAAAATGTCAG GCTGGACTCGAACTACACGACAGCATTGGTCGGTTATGGTCGACTGTTCCGCTACGTGGATGGTCCTCATCAACAGGTATCGACCATCGATGACGTGCAGCCTGTAAACAAGTCGGACTCTGTTCTGTTGCATCTGAAAGATCAGGTGCATTTCACTCGACACGTGCGTCCACTGTTTCTCGAAAGGAC GGTGTATCTACCAGGGACGAAAGACACTTGCGTGGCGGTTGGAACGGACGAGGACCACGAGACGAAGTCCATCTTCTTGCAGACAGTTTTGCAAGACTGCCAGAGCTGTCATCGATGCTTCGTTACATCGTCGATGGCCGAATGTTCg AAGAATGAGACATCAGAATGGAGTGGAACGGTATTCTGTCGTGGCAAGAAAGGATGGTATCCTGCGGCCACCTTTCAGGACAAAGGCGGTCCCTGCAGCTTCCAGGACACGCAAAAATTACTGGGAATCGATCACATAAATCCTTATCTGACGAAAGCTATGG ATGGCTCCAGAGTGTCCATCGAAGCTCCTTGCCGTGGTTTCCGGTGCAACGTTGGCCAATGCATTCCGCAGGATCGTGTTTGCGACGGTGTTCCGGATTGTCGAGATCGAGCTGACGAGGATCCAAATTATTGCAATCGAGttcgtgaaaattgcgaaaacatcGTAGAGGGTTGCA GTTGCTTGAAGTCGGAGCTGCGCTGTAAAAATGGCATGTGCGTCGACAAGAGTGCATTCTGCGATGGAAACATGGATTGCACCGACGGATCCGACGAACCTACGATATGCACGTGCGCGGAATACCTGAAATTGACTGCACCTGAACGTCTGTGCGACGGTGTGCGACATTGTTTAGACAAAACTGACGAATCCCCGGAGAGGTGTCTCTGCACAGACACAGGATTCAAATGCAGAAC AATTAGTGGCAACGACACTTGCATTCCTCAAGATTTCGTTTGCGATGGGGACAAGGATTGCATCGATGGCAAGGACGAGGCAACGTGTAGAAGGTTAAAACAATCTGCAAACGACAG TGTTACATCTGGCGAAGTGATTCGACGAAGTTACGGTGTATGGCACACAGAATGTTTCTCAAACCCTATCACATCAAAAGAGGAATCATCAAACTTGTGTAAAACGATGGGATACACGACTGGGGACGTTAAAAATGACAGTTCAGTTACAGAGGAGCCCATGGTCCCGGATCGAGATCATTTCTACATAGTCAAGATAAACAATTGGTTGTGGATGACTCTAAATAACGATGTACCACTGATAAGTTtgatcaaacccgataaaacctgcCACCGTGCGTTCGTTACCTGCGTTTGA